In the genome of Acaryochloris sp. CCMEE 5410, the window CGCAGACAGAATAATGGCCTCGATCATAAATTGGACCAAAATATCAGTTTGGGAGGCCCCAATAGCTTTACGCAGACCAATTTCTTGAATGCGTTCTGTTACAGACACCAGCATGATATTCATAATGCCAATACCGCCCACCAGCAAAGAGATACTGGCGATCGCCGCCAACATAAGCGTCAAAGCTCCGCTGATATTGCCGATGATTTCCAATGCTTGCTTCTGAGTCCGAATTGTAAAATCATCTTCGTCAATGATTTTGTGGCGGATCCGCAACAGATTGCGGATCTGAAACTCTGCCGAGGGAATACTCGCCTCATCTTTAGCAGAGACCGAGATAAAGGTTAGCTCCGTACCAAAAGGAGATGTAGATCCCACCACCCGATTCGCCATGGTCGAAATGGGGATAAAAATCACATCATCTTGGCTACTACCGAGGAAAGAGCCCTTCTCCTCCATTAAGCCAATCACTTCAAAATTAAGGTTTTTAATCCGAATTCGCTTACCAATCGGATTTTCAGACCCCACCAAGCGCTTAGCCAAGTCAGTGCCTAATACAGCCACCAAATTGCCTCGCTGGATATCCTGCGGACTCAGGAATCGACCTTTAGCCACATCATGGTTCCGCACAATTGGATATTCATCCGTTGTGCCCATCACCAAGGCCGTTGTATTCGCCCCTTGGTAAACAGTGGTCAACTGATTCTGAAGTTGAGGAATAACAGATTGCACCGAAGAAACAGCTTCTTTAATTGCTTTAGCATCGGCCCATACCAAGGTCTTGGGCACTTCAAAGGTCTGTCGACGGGCTTTATCAGTTCCCGGAACGATAAATAGAATGTTGGGTCCTAAGGACTCAAACTGACCGGAAGCATACTTTTGGGCTCCTTGCCCCACGGCGATCAT includes:
- a CDS encoding ABC transporter permease; this translates as MDILESVRMASATLVANRLRSSLTMLGMIIGNASVIAMIAVGQGAQKYASGQFESLGPNILFIVPGTDKARRQTFEVPKTLVWADAKAIKEAVSSVQSVIPQLQNQLTTVYQGANTTALVMGTTDEYPIVRNHDVAKGRFLSPQDIQRGNLVAVLGTDLAKRLVGSENPIGKRIRIKNLNFEVIGLMEEKGSFLGSSQDDVIFIPISTMANRVVGSTSPFGTELTFISVSAKDEASIPSAEFQIRNLLRIRHKIIDEDDFTIRTQKQALEIIGNISGALTLMLAAIASISLLVGGIGIMNIMLVSVTERIQEIGLRKAIGASQTDILVQFMIEAIILSAVGGMIGTFVGVGGTVMVGSLTPLETGISIPAVILAVSVSGGIGLFFGVVPARRAAQLDPIVALRSA